The Gemmatimonadaceae bacterium nucleotide sequence CGATCGCCATGGCCGACGTGGCGCACGTCGAGGAGGCGTGGGAGGGGCTCGGGTACTACGCCCGCGCGCGCAACCTGCACCGCACGGCCCGTCTCGTCACCCGTGACGGCGCCGATCCCGCCGCGATGCTCCCGGCCGACGTGGCCGCCCTCCGCGCCCTGCCGGGCATCGGCCGCTACACCGCTGGCGCGGTGTCGAGCTTCGCATACGGCCGTCGCGCACCGCTGGTCGACACCAACGTGGCGCGCGTGCTCCAGCGCGTGTTCCTGCCGCGGGCCCGCCGCAAGGTGGCAGCCACGGAGCACGCGCTCTGGGACCTGGCCGAGCGCTCGCTCCCGCAGCAGGCGGCCGCCGTGTGGACACACAACCAGGCGCTGATGGAGATCGGCGCGCTGGTGTGCACGGCGCGGGTGAAGCACTGCGGCGCCTGCCCGGTGCGCAGCGTGTGCAGGACGTACGCGGCGACGCCGAAGGCACGCCCGGGGTAGCCCGGCTCAAGACGGTTCGAGTGCCACGGCAGCCGGCTTCCGCGCACTGACCAGCCTCCGGAGCACCGGGCCGAGCGGCTCCTCCACCAGTCGATGGATCGCAACGGCCGTGGTGACGGCGAACACGACGATCACCGCGAGTGCGATCGATGGTGCGACCCCGCGCTCCACCATCGCCTGGTACAGCACGAAGCCGGCGTTCTGGTGGATCAGGTACAGGGGATAGGTCAGCTCACCGGGGATGGTCGCCCAGCGTGTCTTCCCGATCGTGATCCGCCCCGTCCCCACCAGCAGGAACACACCGACCAGCACGACGACGATCGCACCATGCACGACCGGGTCCGGTGCGAAGCCGTTCCAGTCGTCTCCCATGCGACGCGCCTTCGCCACCGAGTGCCAGGCGCCGAGCGGCACCGCGGCCATCAGCAGCCCCACGCGCGCCGCGGTCCAGCCGCGCGAATGCGCGAGGAAGGTCACCGCGCCGATGGTGAAGAGCGGGGCGTAGTTCGCCACCAGCCAGCGTTCCACCGGGTACATCGGACGGATGGCATCGGCCAGCGACACCAGCAACCAGCCTGCCAGCAGCCATTCGCTGCGCTCCAGCAGCTTCGTGCGGATCGCGAGCCAGACCATCAGGTAGAACTGGAGCTCCACCGCCAGCGACCAGTACGCACCGTCGACGTATTCCGCGCCGACATACTGCGGGATCAGCGTCAGGTTCCAGAGCCAGTCGACCCACGTCACCGCGAATCGCGGATCCCCACGCCACGTCGTCAGCAGCCACGTGATGGTGGCAGCCACCCAGAGCGCAGGATAGAGCCGTGCGACCCGTGAGGCCACGAACGCACGCGGGGTGCGCCCGATCGCCGACATGAAGATCACGTACCCGCTCACCATGAAGAACAGGTCCACACCGAGGAACCCGTAGCGCGCGACGGGCTCCAGGCTCCGCAGCGGCACGTCCGTGATCCAGTCCGACCGCGGCCCGCGCGACAGGTAGTGGAAGACCAGCACCGAGAATGCCGCGATGCCACGGAGCAGGTCGATGCCGTAGGTGCGCTGCGGTGGGTTCATCGCGTGGACGTGTGGCGCGGGACGGCAGTGGCGTCAGGCAGTGGGCCGGCCCGGCATGGTGGAGGCGCGTGCATGGGGGGGGCGGCCGCGGACTGGCCCATGAATCCTAGTGGATTGGAAATGAAGTTGGGATAGCATGAAGGGTGTCGTGGCACCCCACCCGCCAAGGCGGAAACCGCAGCAATACCAGCGGTATTGCGAGGATTTCCAACGTCGGCGGGTGGGGTGTCACGGCGACCGACTGCACCCCGAACTTCGTTTCCAGTCCACCAGGGGCTGGCCCACGCGGCGCAAGCGTGACGCTCGCCGGATGCCGCGATCAGCTCTGTACGATCCCCATGTCCACCCACGCCCGGTAGCTGCCGTCCATCACCCGGCGCCACCAGGGCTCGTTGGCGAGGAACCATGCCACCGTCTCGCGGATGCCCTCCTCGAAGGTGCAGGATGGCACGAATCCCAGTTCCGACGCGATCTTGCGCGCGTCGATGGCGTAGCGGCGGTCGTGGCCGGGCCGGTCGGCCACGAACGTGACCAGGCTCGACGAGGGCACACCGGACGCCGCAGGGCAGGAGGAGAACCGCCCCCGCAGCGCCGCATCGGCCGCCATCCGTTCGTCCACCAGCGCGCAGACCAGCCGCACGATGTCGATGTTCGCCCACTCGTTGTGTCCCCCGACGTTGTACACCTCGCCGACGCGCCCGCCATCCAGCACCGCCCGGATCGCGCGCGCATGGTCGAGCACGTACAGCCAGTCGCGGACGTTCCGGCCGTCACCGTACACCGGCAGCGGGCGGCCATCGAGGATGTTCACGATCACCAGCGGGATCAGCTTCTCGGGAAAGTGGTACGGCCCGTAGTTGTTCGAGCAGTTGGTGGTGGTGACGGGCAGCCCGTAGGTGTGGTGGTACGCCCGCACGAGGTGGTCAGACGCGGCCTTGCTCGCCGAATAGGGCGAGTTGGGTGCGTATGGGGTCGCCTCGTGGAACGGGGGATCGTCGGGGCCCAGCGACCCGTACACCTCGTCGGTCGAGACGTGATGGAACCGCACGTCGCCGGTGACGGCGCGCTCCTGCAGCCAGACGGCGCGCGCCGCCTTCAGCAGCTCGTGCGTGCCGGTCACGTTCGTCGCGATGAACGCGTCCGGCCCCGCGATGGAGCGGTCGACGTGCGACTCCGCGGCGAAGTGCACCACCGTGTCGAGCTGGTGCTCGCGCAGCAGGCCGGCGGCGAGGCCGGCCGTGCCGATGTCGCCGTGCACGAACACCAGGCGCGGGTCGGCACGCAGGTCGTCCAGGCTCGCGAGGTTGCCGGCGTACGTCAGCGCATCGAGCACCACCACCGTGCCGTCGCGTGTGGCCGACAGCCAGTGACGCACGAAGTTCGAGCCGATGAAGCCGGCGCCGCCGGTGACCAGCAGCCTACGCGTGGGAGAGCTCATCGAGCATGGTGCGAAGGTTCGTGCGCCAGTGCTGCGGCGCCCGATGCAGCGCAGCCGTGGTCGCGGTGGTGTCCAGCACACTGTACGCCGGTCGTGCCGCCGGCGTCGGGTAGTCGGCGGTGGCGATCGGCCGCACCGGCACGGCGTGGCGGAGCAGCCCGCGCACCAGCGCCTCCTCCTGCACCGCCACCGCGAGGTCGTACCAGCTCGCGACGCCGGCGTCGGTCCAGTGCAGCACGCCGGCAAGCGATGGCACCGCGGCCGCGGCCCATATCGTGACCGCGAGCTCGCGCGCCCAGGTGGGAGTGCCCACCTGGTCCGACACGACGCGCACCACGTCGCGCCCGGCCATCAGGCGCAGCATGGTCTTCACGAAGTTCGCGCCATGCGCGGAATGCAGCCATGCGGTGCGGATCACCAGCGCCTGCCCACCCAGTGCACCGAGCACGGCAAGCTCCCCGTCGCGCTTCGTCTGCCCGTACACCGAGGCCGGCGCCGGCAGGTCCGACGGTCGCCACGGCCCCGCGGCCGCGCCACTGAACACGTAGTCGGTGGACACCTGGATCATGCGCGCGCCATGATGCGCCGCCGCCCGGGCCAGCAATCGCGCCGCGCCGGCATTCACGGCAGCCGCCAGCTCCGGCTCAGCCTCGGCACGGTCCACGGCCGTGAACGCCGCGGCATTGATCACCAGCGACGGACGGCAGGCGCCGACGCACGCCTCGACCGCATCGGCATCGGTCACGTCCAGCTCCGCGATGTCCACCGCCACGAGGCGCACGCCCTCCGGCACCGTGCGGCACAGCTCCGCGCCGAGCTGGCCTGCGGCGCCGGTGACCAGCACCGGGCCGGTCACGGCAGCGTCTCGAGTTCGGCGAGCCGAACGCCCATCAGGTCCTTCGCGGAGAGGATCGGGGCCATGCCGGGCGGGAGGGGCCAGTCGATGCCCAGCGCCGGGTCGTTCCACAGCAGCGTGCGTTCGCTGGTCTGGTCGTAGCGGTCCGTCACCTTGTACTGCAGGTCAGCCGTCTCCGAGAGCACCAGGTAGCCATGGGCGTACCCCGCCGGGATCCAGAGCTGCCGATGGTCCTCTCCGGAAAGCTCGAGGCCGAGCGACTGCCCGAAGGTGGGCGACGACCGCCGCACGTCCACCACGACATCCCAGATGCGGCCGCTGCTGCACCGCACCAGCTTGCCCTGCGTGTGCCGGAGCTGGAAGTGCAGGCCGCGGATCGTGCCGCGCAGCGACCGGCTCTGGTTGTCCTGCACGAACCCCGTGTCCGCCACCTGCAACCGGAAGGCCTCGTCGTTCCAGCTGGCGAGGAAGAACCCGCGTGCGTCGGCGAACACCCTCGGTTCCAGCACGCAGACTCCGGGGAGCGCCAGACGCGTGACCTTCACCTGCCGCGCGCCTCGTCGAGCATGGCGACGAGGTACTGCCCGTACTGCGTCTTCCGGAGCGGCTCGGCCAGCCGCAGCACCTGGTCATCGTCGATCCACCCGAGTCGCCACGCGATCTCCTCGGGGCAGGCGATCTTCAGTCCCTGGCGCTGCTCGATGGTC carries:
- the rfbD gene encoding dTDP-4-dehydrorhamnose reductase, with the translated sequence MTGPVLVTGAAGQLGAELCRTVPEGVRLVAVDIAELDVTDADAVEACVGACRPSLVINAAAFTAVDRAEAEPELAAAVNAGAARLLARAAAHHGARMIQVSTDYVFSGAAAGPWRPSDLPAPASVYGQTKRDGELAVLGALGGQALVIRTAWLHSAHGANFVKTMLRLMAGRDVVRVVSDQVGTPTWARELAVTIWAAAAVPSLAGVLHWTDAGVASWYDLAVAVQEEALVRGLLRHAVPVRPIATADYPTPAARPAYSVLDTTATTAALHRAPQHWRTNLRTMLDELSHA
- the rfbB gene encoding dTDP-glucose 4,6-dehydratase, which encodes MSSPTRRLLVTGGAGFIGSNFVRHWLSATRDGTVVVLDALTYAGNLASLDDLRADPRLVFVHGDIGTAGLAAGLLREHQLDTVVHFAAESHVDRSIAGPDAFIATNVTGTHELLKAARAVWLQERAVTGDVRFHHVSTDEVYGSLGPDDPPFHEATPYAPNSPYSASKAASDHLVRAYHHTYGLPVTTTNCSNNYGPYHFPEKLIPLVIVNILDGRPLPVYGDGRNVRDWLYVLDHARAIRAVLDGGRVGEVYNVGGHNEWANIDIVRLVCALVDERMAADAALRGRFSSCPAASGVPSSSLVTFVADRPGHDRRYAIDARKIASELGFVPSCTFEEGIRETVAWFLANEPWWRRVMDGSYRAWVDMGIVQS
- a CDS encoding acyltransferase gives rise to the protein MNPPQRTYGIDLLRGIAAFSVLVFHYLSRGPRSDWITDVPLRSLEPVARYGFLGVDLFFMVSGYVIFMSAIGRTPRAFVASRVARLYPALWVAATITWLLTTWRGDPRFAVTWVDWLWNLTLIPQYVGAEYVDGAYWSLAVELQFYLMVWLAIRTKLLERSEWLLAGWLLVSLADAIRPMYPVERWLVANYAPLFTIGAVTFLAHSRGWTAARVGLLMAAVPLGAWHSVAKARRMGDDWNGFAPDPVVHGAIVVVLVGVFLLVGTGRITIGKTRWATIPGELTYPLYLIHQNAGFVLYQAMVERGVAPSIALAVIVVFAVTTAVAIHRLVEEPLGPVLRRLVSARKPAAVALEPS
- the rfbC gene encoding dTDP-4-dehydrorhamnose 3,5-epimerase gives rise to the protein MLEPRVFADARGFFLASWNDEAFRLQVADTGFVQDNQSRSLRGTIRGLHFQLRHTQGKLVRCSSGRIWDVVVDVRRSSPTFGQSLGLELSGEDHRQLWIPAGYAHGYLVLSETADLQYKVTDRYDQTSERTLLWNDPALGIDWPLPPGMAPILSAKDLMGVRLAELETLP